One segment of Natronosalvus halobius DNA contains the following:
- a CDS encoding Zn-ribbon domain-containing OB-fold protein — protein MSDTLPDPLTHAEWTAALRDGRLLGQRCGACGNETAAPKAACNECGSREIETVELPTEGTVYTETTIAVAPAAFEGGYRVAVIDLGTEGNARVTARLESDADIGDAVAFSDVLEVDEPVPVFG, from the coding sequence ATGAGCGACACACTCCCCGACCCTTTGACCCACGCCGAGTGGACCGCGGCGCTCCGCGACGGTCGACTCCTGGGCCAGCGCTGTGGCGCCTGTGGCAACGAGACGGCGGCGCCGAAGGCCGCCTGCAACGAGTGTGGCTCCCGTGAGATCGAGACAGTCGAGCTTCCGACGGAGGGAACGGTGTATACCGAGACGACCATCGCCGTCGCCCCGGCGGCTTTCGAGGGCGGCTACCGCGTCGCGGTGATCGATCTCGGCACGGAAGGGAACGCCCGCGTGACCGCCCGTCTCGAGAGCGACGCCGACATCGGCGACGCTGTTGCGTTCTCGGACGTGCTCGAGGTCGACGAGCCGGTGCCGGTTTTCGGCTGA
- a CDS encoding ABC transporter substrate-binding protein has product MSRGTNRRDVLRRTGALAALGSAGLAGCIADENGNGNGGNGDGNGGNGGNGNGNGNGNGNGDGSQEVSDETIRIGALQPVSGDLEYYGQISLMGFYSGIAYKYDIDPITEMTTGTHTLDPEDGPTFEFVVEDTGFVPDTAQEAAESLVLDEEVDLLFGASSSDSARRISANILDEAGIPYIAGPAADADITASSEHCHDLLFRASEHTGMDARAGGRYVAQQGDVSTVAIFAAEGAFGEGVANNYTEVLENEGVEVLEPRFVEPGYSEFEGLFDEALDQGADGVVGGFTFITLPEFLPTAMAYEEIQAFGGFAELVTTQITGQTVEATLGEDFTAEDIQESGLGPFTTRYHWNQYDNEINDAFIEMHTEAYGLMPDLFSAGTFVGGSALVQAIDETGSIDGGDIADAMRGMTVTDTPKGEGAYTFQEHNNQAASAMTVAWPVPTTDDVAEYWDAAVMPGEPVETLPADEVMMPADEASCSLN; this is encoded by the coding sequence ATGTCACGAGGTACCAACCGGCGAGATGTGCTCCGACGAACGGGCGCGCTCGCCGCGCTCGGATCGGCCGGACTGGCAGGGTGTATCGCGGACGAGAACGGGAACGGCAACGGCGGCAACGGCGACGGGAACGGTGGCAATGGCGGCAACGGAAACGGGAACGGAAACGGAAACGGAAACGGCGACGGCAGCCAGGAGGTCTCCGACGAGACGATTCGCATCGGCGCCCTCCAGCCCGTCTCCGGCGACCTCGAGTACTACGGCCAGATCAGCCTCATGGGCTTTTACTCGGGGATTGCCTACAAATACGACATCGACCCCATCACCGAGATGACGACGGGAACCCACACCCTCGACCCCGAGGACGGTCCAACCTTCGAGTTCGTCGTCGAGGACACCGGGTTCGTCCCGGACACGGCCCAGGAGGCCGCCGAAAGCCTCGTCCTGGACGAGGAGGTCGACCTGTTGTTCGGCGCCTCGAGTTCCGACTCCGCGCGCCGAATCTCGGCGAACATCCTGGACGAGGCCGGGATTCCGTACATCGCGGGGCCGGCAGCCGACGCCGACATCACCGCCTCGAGCGAGCACTGCCACGACCTGCTCTTTCGGGCGAGTGAACACACGGGGATGGACGCCCGTGCGGGCGGTCGATACGTCGCCCAGCAGGGTGACGTCTCGACGGTCGCCATCTTCGCCGCGGAGGGTGCCTTCGGCGAAGGCGTCGCGAACAACTACACCGAAGTACTCGAGAACGAGGGCGTCGAAGTGCTCGAACCGCGGTTCGTCGAGCCGGGGTACAGCGAGTTCGAGGGGCTGTTCGACGAGGCCCTCGATCAGGGTGCCGACGGCGTCGTCGGCGGGTTCACCTTCATCACGCTGCCGGAGTTTCTCCCAACGGCGATGGCGTACGAAGAGATCCAGGCCTTCGGCGGATTCGCGGAACTCGTGACGACCCAGATTACGGGTCAAACCGTCGAGGCGACCCTCGGCGAGGACTTCACAGCCGAGGACATCCAGGAGTCCGGACTCGGCCCCTTCACGACCCGCTACCACTGGAACCAGTACGACAACGAGATCAACGACGCCTTCATCGAGATGCACACCGAGGCCTACGGCCTGATGCCCGACCTGTTCAGCGCGGGGACGTTCGTCGGCGGCTCGGCGCTCGTCCAGGCCATCGACGAGACCGGCTCGATCGACGGCGGCGACATCGCCGACGCGATGCGCGGCATGACAGTCACGGACACGCCGAAGGGCGAGGGTGCGTACACCTTCCAGGAGCACAACAACCAGGCGGCCTCGGCGATGACTGTCGCCTGGCCAGTCCCCACGACCGACGACGTCGCCGAGTACTGGGACGCCGCCGTGATGCCGGGCGAACCGGTCGAGACCCTCCCGGCCGATGAGGTCATGATGCCGGCCGACGAGGCTAGCTGTTCGCTGAACTGA
- a CDS encoding AMP-binding protein, whose translation MNWSDDDYGWVGDWTARRASLSPDRTAIVDATDDTRATYADLEARANRTARLLQDYDVCEGNRVALVSRNRLEVFDLFFGTGKTGGVLAPLSYRLAPPELAELLELVDPNLLVIESPFVERLEHAMARSSVDPAVLEIETDEPAGGWDVYRDRLPADDGPVETRERALSDPHLLLHTGGSTGTPKETTITHGSLYWNSTNTITAWGLRPDDVTPMVFPNFHTGGWNVITLPLIHMGGTLVIDREVDPRRVLEQVETHEATILVAVPAVLRSMATHDDWERTDLSSLRFVKSGGGPCRDSIVRAWRDRGVDMSQGYGLTEIGPNNFAMPDEYDPGKVASVGKPVLHADARIVDERGEELEAGEIGELELRGPHGSAGYWRNPEATSETFGDDGEQERWVSTGDLARVDDDGFYHIEGRKKNMFVSGGENVYPPEVEDVIADHDAVAEAIVVGVPDEQWGTVGKAVVELTDEARANAATSEDALALSDLEVFLSGKLARFKIPKYLAFVDEMPMSGPSKIDRVALEDRFGGDESDASDDDRREAGESTGDRSEDEGGDENRNETDDGAEVEP comes from the coding sequence GTGAACTGGAGCGACGACGACTACGGCTGGGTCGGCGACTGGACCGCCAGGCGGGCGTCGCTCTCGCCCGATCGGACGGCCATCGTCGACGCCACCGACGACACGCGAGCCACGTACGCGGACCTCGAGGCGCGGGCGAACCGCACGGCTCGGTTGCTCCAGGACTACGACGTTTGCGAGGGGAACCGCGTCGCCCTGGTTTCGCGAAACCGCCTCGAGGTCTTCGACCTGTTCTTCGGGACCGGCAAAACCGGCGGCGTGCTCGCGCCGCTGTCGTACCGACTCGCACCGCCGGAGCTGGCCGAGCTGCTGGAACTCGTCGACCCGAACCTGCTCGTCATCGAGTCGCCGTTCGTCGAGCGCCTCGAGCACGCGATGGCCCGCTCGAGCGTGGACCCGGCGGTGCTCGAAATCGAGACCGACGAACCCGCTGGCGGGTGGGACGTCTATCGAGACCGGCTTCCGGCGGACGACGGCCCCGTCGAGACCCGCGAACGAGCCCTTTCAGATCCGCACCTGCTGCTTCACACTGGCGGGTCGACGGGGACGCCGAAGGAGACGACGATCACCCACGGCTCGCTGTACTGGAACTCCACGAACACGATTACCGCGTGGGGACTCCGTCCGGACGACGTGACGCCGATGGTGTTCCCCAACTTTCACACCGGCGGCTGGAACGTCATCACCCTGCCGCTGATCCACATGGGGGGCACGCTGGTCATCGACCGGGAGGTCGACCCCCGGCGCGTCCTGGAGCAGGTCGAAACCCACGAGGCAACGATTCTCGTGGCCGTCCCCGCGGTGTTGCGGTCCATGGCGACCCACGACGACTGGGAGCGGACCGACCTCTCGAGTCTCCGGTTCGTCAAGAGCGGCGGCGGCCCCTGCCGGGATTCGATCGTCAGGGCCTGGCGCGACCGCGGCGTCGACATGTCACAGGGATATGGCCTCACCGAGATCGGTCCGAACAACTTTGCGATGCCCGACGAGTATGACCCTGGAAAGGTCGCGAGCGTGGGCAAACCGGTTCTCCACGCCGACGCCCGGATCGTCGACGAGCGCGGCGAAGAACTCGAAGCCGGAGAGATCGGCGAGCTCGAGTTGCGCGGTCCGCACGGGTCGGCGGGCTACTGGCGCAACCCAGAAGCGACCAGCGAGACGTTCGGGGACGACGGCGAGCAGGAGCGATGGGTGTCGACCGGCGACCTTGCCCGTGTGGACGACGACGGCTTCTACCACATCGAGGGTCGCAAGAAGAACATGTTCGTCAGCGGCGGCGAGAACGTCTACCCGCCCGAGGTCGAGGACGTGATTGCCGATCACGACGCGGTGGCGGAAGCAATCGTCGTCGGCGTCCCCGACGAGCAGTGGGGAACGGTCGGAAAGGCCGTCGTCGAACTGACCGACGAAGCCCGGGCGAACGCGGCGACCTCCGAGGACGCTCTGGCGCTTTCGGACCTCGAGGTGTTCCTCTCGGGGAAACTCGCTCGATTCAAGATTCCCAAGTACCTCGCGTTCGTCGACGAGATGCCGATGAGCGGCCCGTCGAAGATCGATCGAGTCGCGCTCGAGGATCGGTTCGGGGGCGACGAGAGCGACGCAAGCGACGACGACCGAAGGGAAGCGGGCGAGAGCACCGGGGATCGAAGTGAGGATGAGGGAGGCGACGAGAATCGAAACGAGACCGACGACGGAGCGGAGGTCGAACCGTGA
- a CDS encoding ABC transporter ATP-binding protein translates to MSLLELEGVHTYYGESHILQGVDLHVQEGEIVALIGRNGVGKTTTLRTILQLTPPREGTVRYAGEDVTGLPTHEVATRGIGWVPEERRMFGYLSVEENLRVAVGPEDDFDVLRDEMFDLFPDLERFREKEARNLSGGQQQMLAIARGIVGGNDLLLVDEPSEGLAPLIVEQVVEALRDVSTDTTMVLVEQNFPLAMDLADRFYLLDHGTVVESGSTEGVSADDEQIRRYLSA, encoded by the coding sequence GTGAGCCTGCTCGAACTCGAGGGCGTCCACACGTACTACGGCGAGAGCCACATTCTCCAGGGCGTCGATTTGCACGTCCAGGAGGGCGAAATCGTCGCCCTGATCGGACGCAATGGCGTCGGCAAGACGACGACCCTGCGGACGATCCTCCAGTTGACGCCGCCGCGGGAGGGAACGGTTCGCTACGCGGGCGAGGACGTCACCGGTCTCCCGACCCACGAGGTCGCCACCCGTGGCATCGGCTGGGTGCCTGAGGAGCGACGGATGTTCGGCTACCTCAGCGTCGAGGAGAACCTGCGGGTCGCGGTCGGCCCGGAGGACGACTTCGACGTGCTGCGAGACGAGATGTTCGACCTGTTCCCGGACCTCGAGCGTTTTCGAGAGAAGGAAGCTCGAAACCTGAGCGGCGGGCAACAGCAGATGCTGGCCATCGCCAGGGGCATCGTCGGCGGAAACGATCTCCTCCTGGTCGACGAGCCGAGTGAGGGGCTGGCCCCGCTGATCGTCGAGCAGGTCGTCGAGGCGTTGCGCGACGTCTCTACGGACACCACGATGGTGCTGGTCGAGCAGAACTTCCCGCTGGCGATGGACCTCGCCGACCGGTTCTACCTGCTCGATCACGGCACGGTCGTCGAGTCGGGGTCGACGGAGGGCGTTAGTGCCGACGACGAACAGATACGGAGGTATCTCTCGGCATGA
- a CDS encoding branched-chain amino acid ABC transporter permease, translating into MIGSFGAVGSFGTIGSFGTISSFSSLPLGTNALLVSFLTMVEVGVSPGVVGLLESSFGIGWIGTVASVAALEWLGTVAALAQIEGLDTVARILIEGLGKASIYFIIAIGLTLVFGLMGVLNFAHGAFAMVGSYVGGVLMVLLVASSAGAATRILFFVVVVAMVFALLTAVGAALEVGLVRPIYDRTPMYQILLTFGVGLILEEVARIVATARGIQPEPKWSGAQATIPSALDAPSEILLTLFGARIRGFYLFAIVAGAILAVIVWAFLTRTLYGLYIRAGSEDSEMVEALGIDVRRAFTIVFGLGTGLAAVGGVFLMWDPTAGPSVLLNLEVLLYAFVVVVIGGLGSFKGTVVAALIVGLADSLTTWLFTSGTVPFPGISEVTLFTLLVIALVIRPQGLYGVEEVGGH; encoded by the coding sequence ATGATCGGTTCGTTCGGCGCGGTCGGTTCGTTCGGCACGATCGGCTCGTTCGGTACCATCAGTTCGTTCTCGTCCCTCCCGCTCGGCACGAACGCGCTGCTCGTCTCGTTCCTGACGATGGTCGAGGTCGGGGTCAGCCCCGGTGTCGTCGGACTACTCGAATCCTCGTTCGGGATCGGGTGGATCGGCACGGTCGCCTCTGTGGCCGCTCTCGAGTGGCTCGGAACGGTCGCCGCTCTAGCCCAGATCGAGGGCCTCGACACGGTCGCCCGCATCCTCATCGAGGGCCTCGGTAAGGCGTCCATCTACTTCATCATCGCCATCGGCCTCACCCTCGTGTTCGGGCTGATGGGCGTGCTCAACTTCGCTCACGGCGCGTTCGCGATGGTCGGATCCTACGTTGGCGGCGTGTTGATGGTCCTGCTCGTCGCCTCCAGCGCGGGCGCAGCCACCCGAATCCTCTTCTTCGTCGTCGTCGTGGCCATGGTCTTCGCGCTGTTGACAGCCGTCGGCGCCGCTCTCGAGGTCGGCCTCGTCCGGCCCATTTACGACCGCACGCCCATGTACCAGATCCTGTTGACCTTCGGCGTGGGGCTCATCCTGGAGGAAGTCGCCAGAATCGTCGCCACCGCTCGTGGCATCCAGCCCGAGCCGAAGTGGTCCGGGGCACAGGCGACGATTCCGTCGGCGCTCGACGCGCCGTCTGAGATCCTGTTGACGCTGTTCGGTGCTCGTATCCGCGGATTCTACCTGTTCGCCATCGTCGCCGGTGCGATCCTGGCCGTCATCGTCTGGGCGTTCCTGACCAGGACGCTGTACGGCCTTTACATCCGAGCCGGCAGCGAGGACTCGGAGATGGTCGAGGCCCTCGGGATCGACGTCCGCCGGGCGTTCACCATCGTCTTCGGCCTCGGAACCGGTCTCGCGGCCGTCGGCGGCGTCTTCCTCATGTGGGACCCGACCGCCGGCCCGAGCGTGCTGCTCAACCTCGAGGTCCTGCTGTACGCGTTCGTGGTCGTCGTCATCGGCGGGCTCGGCTCGTTCAAGGGGACAGTCGTCGCCGCGTTGATCGTCGGGTTGGCGGACTCGCTGACAACGTGGCTGTTCACCTCCGGAACCGTGCCCTTCCCGGGAATCTCGGAGGTCACGCTCTTTACGTTGCTCGTGATCGCCCTCGTGATCCGCCCACAGGGACTGTACGGCGTCGAGGAGGTGGGCGGCCATTAG
- a CDS encoding thiolase domain-containing protein gives MHQARIVGVGMTNFGVHDRPLPELFSSAAFDAMDDAGVDAPAIESFYLGNAMGGQTERDTHLAPTLASHIGLAGIPCQRYEDACATSSNAFKHAVRAVEAGQHDIVLVGGVERCTPTTGLDTPEMTSVFASASHRQYEQPTGLSFPGVFGLLTTRHMHEYGTTEEDLAAVAVKNHRHGTYNPRAQFGSETTVEEVLESPIVASPFHLFDCCPFSDGAAAVVVANEEAAADLSSESVAVSGVGHATDTIPLADKADFTATQSARDAADQAYEQAGVGPDDVDVVELHDCFTGAEVLAIEALGFFEDGEGGPAAANGETALGGRIPVNPSGGLKAKGHPIGATGVAQLVELTEHLRGEAGERQVEGARRGLAHNLGGDAGTTIVSILEVDA, from the coding sequence ATGCACCAGGCACGTATCGTCGGGGTTGGCATGACCAACTTCGGCGTCCACGACCGGCCGCTTCCGGAACTCTTCTCGAGCGCGGCGTTCGACGCGATGGACGACGCGGGCGTCGACGCCCCCGCCATCGAGTCGTTCTATCTCGGGAACGCCATGGGCGGGCAAACCGAGCGGGACACCCACCTCGCGCCAACGCTGGCGAGTCACATCGGCCTGGCGGGTATCCCCTGCCAGCGCTACGAGGACGCCTGTGCGACCTCCTCGAACGCGTTCAAACACGCCGTCCGCGCGGTCGAGGCCGGTCAACACGACATCGTCCTCGTCGGCGGGGTCGAACGCTGCACCCCGACGACGGGGCTCGACACACCCGAGATGACGTCCGTTTTCGCCTCGGCCTCCCATCGCCAGTACGAACAGCCGACCGGGCTCTCCTTCCCCGGCGTCTTCGGTCTGTTGACGACGCGGCACATGCACGAGTACGGCACGACCGAGGAAGACCTCGCAGCCGTCGCGGTCAAGAACCACCGCCACGGGACCTACAACCCGCGCGCACAATTCGGCTCGGAGACGACGGTCGAGGAGGTCCTCGAGAGTCCGATCGTCGCCTCGCCGTTCCACCTGTTCGACTGTTGTCCATTCTCCGACGGTGCGGCGGCCGTCGTCGTCGCCAACGAAGAGGCCGCGGCCGACCTCTCAAGTGAGTCCGTCGCCGTCTCCGGCGTGGGCCACGCCACCGACACGATTCCGCTCGCGGACAAGGCCGACTTCACGGCGACCCAGTCGGCTCGAGATGCCGCGGACCAGGCCTATGAGCAGGCCGGCGTCGGCCCCGACGACGTCGACGTGGTCGAACTCCACGACTGCTTTACCGGCGCGGAGGTGCTGGCCATCGAGGCGCTCGGCTTCTTCGAGGACGGCGAGGGCGGCCCGGCCGCCGCGAACGGGGAAACCGCCCTCGGCGGCCGCATCCCGGTCAACCCGAGCGGCGGCCTCAAAGCGAAGGGGCACCCCATCGGCGCCACCGGGGTCGCACAACTGGTCGAACTCACCGAACACCTCCGCGGAGAGGCCGGCGAGCGCCAGGTCGAGGGCGCCCGTCGCGGGCTCGCGCACAACCTGGGTGGCGACGCCGGAACCACCATCGTCTCCATCCTGGAGGTGGACGCATGA
- a CDS encoding alpha/beta fold hydrolase, whose translation MTRATNGDVELAYEVGGRPDGEPVVFVEGLGYGRWMWRWQREALADEYRTILWDNRGTGDSDAPEGPYTIQEMAGDLEAVLADAGVDRAHLVGASMGGMIVQRYALEYDRAATLSLLCTTPGGPEAVPVPEETQEAMFAVPEDADERERIRHRMAPAVSPTFFEENPDLADDIVDWRLESDASDAARQAQAAGVAEFDAADEVSALDVPVVILHGSDDQVVPVENGHLLENLIPQARFEACDGGHHLFFVERSDWVNDRVFDFLEANPIEADLEAGGESTAEATLETGDRE comes from the coding sequence ATGACTCGAGCGACCAACGGCGACGTGGAACTCGCCTACGAGGTCGGCGGACGCCCCGATGGGGAGCCCGTCGTCTTCGTCGAGGGACTCGGCTACGGCCGGTGGATGTGGCGCTGGCAGCGAGAGGCGCTGGCCGACGAGTATCGAACGATCCTGTGGGACAACCGCGGCACGGGCGACTCCGATGCACCGGAGGGACCGTACACGATCCAGGAGATGGCGGGCGACCTCGAAGCCGTGCTCGCTGACGCGGGTGTCGACCGCGCCCACCTGGTCGGGGCGAGCATGGGCGGGATGATCGTCCAGCGCTACGCCCTCGAGTACGACCGCGCGGCGACCCTCTCCTTGCTCTGTACGACTCCGGGCGGCCCGGAGGCGGTGCCGGTGCCCGAGGAGACCCAGGAAGCGATGTTCGCGGTTCCAGAGGATGCCGACGAACGCGAACGGATTCGTCATCGAATGGCCCCCGCAGTTTCGCCCACATTCTTCGAGGAGAATCCCGACCTGGCCGACGACATCGTCGACTGGCGACTCGAGAGCGACGCGAGCGACGCGGCCCGGCAGGCCCAGGCGGCGGGCGTGGCCGAGTTCGACGCGGCGGACGAGGTGTCGGCTCTCGATGTCCCAGTAGTGATCCTCCACGGGAGCGACGACCAGGTCGTCCCCGTAGAGAACGGCCATCTGCTCGAGAACCTGATCCCGCAGGCCCGATTCGAGGCCTGTGACGGCGGTCACCACCTCTTCTTCGTCGAGCGGTCCGACTGGGTGAACGACCGGGTGTTCGACTTCCTCGAGGCGAACCCCATCGAGGCAGATCTCGAGGCCGGGGGCGAATCCACGGCAGAAGCCACACTCGAGACCGGTGATCGCGAGTGA
- a CDS encoding helix-turn-helix domain-containing protein, with protein sequence MIDLTLDMEQYDCPFIDTTDDHDVSFTAVQWEFDGQRRELETRMMVEGEDRSTLESGLSTLQAHDNMYECTLFKKHEGTALLRTVIDETNAMRVIRDNGGYITGPFHIEDGSERWEVGFDENRTADDALADLERNNEFDVLAEDALDLPDLFDVLDNAEAASNLIEGCRSLSDVERQTLAVAAEKGYFDQPRGATLQMLANEFDVSDTAVSKNVRRAERKVLRRVVDALEDLE encoded by the coding sequence ATGATCGACCTCACCCTGGACATGGAGCAGTACGACTGCCCGTTCATCGACACGACCGACGATCACGACGTGTCGTTCACCGCCGTTCAGTGGGAGTTCGACGGCCAGCGACGCGAACTCGAGACGCGGATGATGGTCGAGGGTGAGGACCGGTCGACACTCGAATCCGGCCTGTCGACCCTGCAAGCCCACGACAACATGTACGAGTGCACGCTCTTCAAGAAACACGAGGGAACGGCGCTCCTGCGAACCGTCATCGACGAGACGAACGCGATGCGTGTCATTCGGGACAACGGCGGCTACATCACCGGCCCGTTCCACATCGAGGACGGCAGCGAGCGTTGGGAGGTCGGCTTCGACGAGAACCGGACGGCCGACGACGCCCTCGCCGACCTGGAGCGCAACAACGAGTTCGATGTCCTCGCCGAAGACGCCCTCGACCTTCCCGACCTCTTTGACGTGCTCGACAACGCCGAGGCGGCGAGCAACCTGATCGAGGGGTGTCGGTCTCTCTCGGACGTCGAACGCCAGACGCTCGCGGTCGCGGCGGAGAAGGGCTACTTTGACCAGCCCCGGGGAGCGACCCTGCAGATGCTCGCCAACGAGTTCGACGTTTCCGACACGGCCGTCTCGAAGAACGTCCGTCGCGCAGAGCGAAAGGTCCTCCGGCGGGTCGTCGATGCGCTCGAGGACCTCGAGTAA
- a CDS encoding branched-chain amino acid ABC transporter permease — protein sequence MAHVAVIAFFAVYPIVYGPLTGFPALDVGVGIVDPGALFDAFLPATTFLIAMLFLGLFAMSFDFVSGYTGYLSFGHAAFYGIGAYFIVLVANGKVPGLPDSTPFMVTMLLGALLAVVFALAIGAVSFRLSGVYFAMLTLGFAQVLYQLVRNWDYVGSNPQQGPNLAGPTPEVGVPYVDSLSVALGRLAGDSFENVLGTGIDVSATMTSYYAIGIIVVLSYFAMQRIIHSPFGRVMIAIRENEERARAVGYNVFWYKMAAFAMSAFFAAIAGALFAAYRSSAAPDTTFYFLVTADALIVTIIGGIGTLAGPLFGAFAFEWLEDVLSSQQGGLAPYLRGGLPESVLNADVAGVTFLDVINTVIDGRAPLYLGIVFVLFVLFVPNGLLGSIRDRLGGTVANRLPAHIERYRR from the coding sequence CTGGCGCACGTCGCCGTCATCGCGTTCTTCGCGGTGTACCCCATCGTCTACGGCCCGCTAACCGGATTTCCGGCGCTGGACGTCGGCGTCGGAATCGTCGATCCAGGCGCGTTATTCGACGCGTTCCTCCCGGCGACGACGTTCCTGATCGCGATGCTCTTCCTGGGGCTGTTCGCGATGAGCTTCGACTTCGTCAGCGGCTACACGGGCTACCTCTCGTTCGGTCACGCCGCGTTCTACGGCATCGGAGCGTACTTCATCGTCCTCGTGGCCAACGGGAAAGTGCCGGGGCTCCCCGACAGCACGCCGTTCATGGTGACGATGCTGCTGGGGGCGCTGCTCGCCGTCGTTTTCGCGCTAGCGATCGGCGCGGTCTCGTTCCGGCTGTCGGGGGTGTACTTCGCCATGCTCACCCTCGGGTTCGCCCAGGTGCTCTACCAGCTCGTGCGCAACTGGGACTACGTCGGCTCGAACCCCCAGCAGGGACCGAACCTCGCCGGACCGACTCCCGAAGTGGGCGTCCCCTACGTCGACTCCCTCTCGGTCGCACTCGGCCGGCTCGCCGGCGATAGCTTCGAGAACGTCCTCGGAACCGGCATCGACGTCTCGGCGACGATGACTTCCTACTACGCCATCGGGATCATCGTCGTCCTCTCGTACTTCGCGATGCAGCGGATCATCCACTCGCCGTTCGGTCGCGTGATGATCGCCATCCGGGAGAACGAGGAACGCGCCCGCGCCGTCGGCTACAACGTCTTCTGGTACAAGATGGCTGCCTTCGCCATGAGCGCCTTCTTCGCCGCCATCGCGGGTGCGCTGTTCGCGGCCTACCGGAGCAGCGCCGCCCCCGACACGACGTTCTACTTCCTCGTCACTGCCGACGCGCTCATCGTGACGATCATCGGCGGTATCGGGACGCTCGCCGGACCGCTCTTCGGCGCGTTCGCGTTCGAGTGGCTCGAGGACGTGCTCTCCTCCCAGCAGGGTGGGCTCGCCCCGTACCTCCGCGGGGGACTCCCCGAGAGCGTCCTGAACGCGGACGTCGCCGGCGTGACGTTCCTCGACGTGATCAATACGGTGATCGACGGACGCGCCCCGCTGTACCTGGGAATCGTCTTCGTGCTGTTCGTACTGTTCGTCCCCAACGGCTTGCTCGGGTCGATCCGCGACCGACTCGGCGGGACCGTCGCGAACCGATTACCGGCCCACATCGAACGCTATCGACGATGA
- a CDS encoding ABC transporter ATP-binding protein — MVLRTTNLTKEFGGITAVDGVDFSLEADELCSVIGPNGAGKTTFFNLLTGVLEPTQGTVEFAPSSGNNRSGTEHIDATVTTSDESAQWVDITHAPPHETALLGLHRSYQITNVFPTVSVLENVRVAVQAHRGNDSWQFWRNVGAFDEHYAEAEAILERVGLAAEADRTAQNLSHGEKRNLEIGIALAGDPDVLLLDEPTAGVSSEDVDQVTAIIEDVAADHAVMLIEHNMDVVMGISDRIAVLNRGELIADGEPETVRESEAVQRAYLGGYDGDGNGDSEGGSTNGASRTDDENESSTGVAS, encoded by the coding sequence ATGGTACTCCGGACGACCAATTTGACGAAGGAGTTCGGCGGTATCACCGCCGTCGACGGCGTCGACTTCAGCCTCGAGGCTGACGAACTCTGCTCGGTGATCGGGCCGAACGGGGCCGGGAAGACGACGTTTTTCAACCTGTTGACGGGCGTTCTCGAGCCGACGCAGGGGACGGTCGAGTTCGCACCGAGTAGTGGTAACAACCGTAGCGGTACCGAACACATTGATGCGACCGTAACCACCAGTGACGAATCCGCGCAGTGGGTCGACATCACCCACGCCCCGCCCCACGAGACGGCACTACTCGGCCTCCACCGATCCTACCAGATCACGAACGTCTTTCCGACCGTTTCAGTCCTCGAAAACGTCCGCGTGGCCGTCCAGGCCCACCGCGGCAACGACTCCTGGCAATTCTGGCGCAATGTCGGCGCCTTCGACGAGCACTACGCCGAGGCCGAGGCCATCCTGGAGCGTGTCGGCCTCGCCGCGGAAGCCGACCGGACCGCCCAGAACCTGAGCCACGGCGAAAAGCGCAACCTCGAGATCGGGATCGCACTGGCCGGCGACCCGGACGTGCTGTTGCTGGACGAACCGACCGCAGGCGTCTCGAGCGAGGATGTCGACCAGGTGACGGCGATCATCGAAGACGTCGCCGCCGATCACGCGGTCATGCTGATCGAGCACAACATGGACGTCGTCATGGGGATCAGCGACCGCATCGCCGTCCTCAACCGCGGCGAGTTGATCGCCGACGGCGAACCCGAGACGGTTCGCGAGAGCGAGGCCGTTCAGCGGGCGTATCTGGGGGGATACGACGGCGACGGCAACGGCGACAGCGAGGGAGGCAGCACCAACGGAGCGTCCAGGACGGACGACGAGAACGAGTCGTCGACGGGGGTGGCATCGTGA